AGTAGCTAGCTCCTCGGTGATAGGGGAGCTGCAGGGCTGCAATGCAGAAAGGCATCGAACCAGGCAGCGAGACCCGGGCCTGCCCTCACTTGCCAGCCATGTGGCCTGGCGTCTGTCAGCGCCTGTCCTTGCGGTTGCTGCCTCCTGTGGAAAGCAGGGGGATCTGGGCCCTGCCAGGTTCCCTGCCAGCTCTGAACTTACACAGGCTCCTGGCTTGAGTGAGCCACTACGGAtgcattttgttgtttgttacacaaacagaaaaaaaagaactacggCTCCCTCAAGAGAGAAGATGGAGTTACTGACGCCTCTGGGGCCTTAAGCCTGATTGTCCCCCCTCCCCGACCAGGTTGTCTCCTGTTCCCCGAGGCTTCTAACAGAAGCCgcagaaacaaaactggggctGGTTCTaaccatgttttaaaatacagtgagATAAAACACACGGATTTAGAGAACAGAAGACGTACCCATCTTTTTCATTGCTGTAACAGGCCTATGGTGTGCTCGGGTGGGAGCATCCAAAAACCAGTGGTTTTCAATCCCTCTACTAAAGGAACTCACcaagttgaatgaatgaagcatCTAGGTCAAGGTCAAAATGGTTAATAGAGGCCTATGGAGCAGTGAGGAGCAAAGCTTAATAAATGAAACACACACTTTGTATTAAATACACACTCTGTCTTTAAAGAGGTAAGCGGCAAAACTCCTTTCCTTGGACAAGGTAGAATGGAGAGGTAAAATGATTTGTCTAAGATCTCCTGGTGATTTAGAACTCTAATCTACCAAGTACTGGAATATGTCTGAACTTTCCTAGTACAATGCTACTactgttcacttttttttataCCTTGCGTGTAACAAAGGGGATTCATTTGTCCTATATTCCCTAGCAGGACTTAAGGCCATCATCAGTCTGCCATGTCCTAAGCTGGAAACCTTGCCGATCCTTTAACCCCTCCTTCCCCAACTTCTTCCAGCCCCATGTCACACTCCAAGTAATCTAAGCAGTCACTAAGAGCCATCAGCTCTGCCCAAGTAATGCCTCCAGAATCTGGCCCCTCTGCTGCCCCTCTAGTTTTTTTCCATTCTCACATGGCTGTGACAACTTCCTGCCTCCAACTACCATGAGTTAACTTTCTACAAGCCACGGCAGATCTAGCCAATTTACTCGTTCTTGCTTAAAGACACCTGTTGGCTCCCTGCTTTTTAGGAACAAGGCCCAAGCCCCTTGAACAGCAGAGCAAGGCTTTCAAAATACGGCTCCAAGCTCACCTGACTGCCCTCGCTTTGGACCGTCCCTCCTCCGCCTGCCTTGTCACTGCTCATGCCCCACTGTTCTTGCAGACGTCTGCCAGTGCTGCCAACTCCTTCGGCCAGCAGCGCCCTTCTGCTCTTGCCGGTCTGCCACACTCTTGTGTGATTCTGCTAGTTCCAGCTCAACGGCACCTTCTCGGCAAAGTCTTTTTCTTGTAACCACCCCCTGACCTGCTGAGAATGCCCGGAGCCTTTTGTTCAGAACCCTGCTGTATCCCTTACCGCATTGGTCCATTCTGTGCGCACACTGGGCACTCGACTGTTGGTTGACCGAGTGAAAATATTTGTGGCGAGGTAATACTGGTCTGTGCCAAAAGCATACTCATTTCTGGAAGCAATCTGACTTATCTGACTTCTAAATCAGAAACATAGCTGGCAGTCTGCTAAAAGGAGGGACTTTTCCTCCCTTGGtgcctttctttgttttgtttactcacACAGAGTGgatgataccttttttttttttttttttttacctcttcagGCAACACTTCTTGTTCTTGTGCTTGAAGATAGATCTCTTGAAGTTTTTCCTTTagtaattccatttctatttcGTTGACTTGACTCTCACTCAGATAAACTCCTGTTTCGTATTCACACCCGTCTCGCTGATCTTCGTCAGGGATGTGAACGGCCCAGTCAGATGTCAGCAGCTGTTGGATTACCGAACAGATGTGTGAATGATGGAACAGAAAAGATGCTCCACTGGGTTGCTCAAAGAACTTGTAACTAAACATCTTTGACTGGATCCACTTCAGCAATATCCTGTGACCAGAGATAAGCTTCTCAAGCCCAGCACAGTTCTAGATTTCGTATCAACAACGCCCCCCCTGCTCACATTCTATAATGTCATTTAAATCTAAGAAACTTCAAATTCTAAATGAGAGATTGCAGTTGCCTTTTCCCCCTTAATTCTTTAGGACAAAACTATTAAATCTGATTTTTACCTGTTCTATTCTGGTGTATGTTGCCACAATCTCTGGAATATTCTTGAATTCATTCAGGAAATTTTGGATCTTCATCTGAAAATCTCGAAGCCAAAGAGAAGACACTTTCATCTCTGAAGAATGCATGATTTCGTTACGACACTTAATCACCTACggaaaggccaaaaaaaaaaaaaaaaggacagaaggtTTCAAAGTCAAATGACAGAGTAAATGGAGATTTTGTACTTCCGAAGAAAAattacagggacgcctgggtaagCTCAGTTAAATGTTTGgattcagcttaggtcatgatcccagggtctagggaTCAAGtgccatattgggctccctgcttagcagggagtctgcttctccttctccctctgcccctccccctgcttgtgctcaactcttgttctctctctcaaataaataaataaaatctttattttttttaaatcattttttaaaagactttatttatttatttgacagagagagaaatcacaagtaggcagagaggcagcagagggagagcggaaagcaggctccccgctgagccgagagcccaatgtgggggtcaatcccaggactctgagatcatgacctgagcggaaggcagaggcccaacccaccaataaataaattctttaaaaaggggggggggtgcctgggctctctgagctctctgctcagcagggagcctgcttcccgcccccacccctcatctctgcctacttgtgatctctgtcaaataaataaataaaatcttaagaaaaaaagctaTGCCACATAACATATGTCAagtggaataaaagaaaagaaaaattacaggaaGGCTTTGTTAATTACAAAACCCACAAGTGAGGCCTATAGGTGCTACCAGGGCTTGAGGGGATGTTTGATCACCTGCTACCTAGGAGTCATTGGaatcagaaatacaaagaagCCTACAACTACTATTAGCTCTTGAAATCTTGTGACTGGCCAGTTATCAATCCCCAAATCTCTTAACTTAAAACCATTTGCCAAAGAGCAAGAATAATAGTTTCTGGCTCTGGGTTCACCCAAAGGCTGAAGCAGACAATGCGAAAATCTTGTAAATATTGTTGGAGCTCCAGGAAGCTGGGTCAAGGGGTTAAATATatatcatggggcttgaactcacaaccccaagatcaagagctgagctgaaagcaagagtcagaagtttaaccacctgagccacccaggcgccccatgtctcatttattaatatataattcacACAAAGACTTCCACATTCTTAGTTAAAAGATACAAAGGTGTCAACTTGATACTGTGAGTTTTTGCCTCTGCTGAGAGCATGCAAGATTCAGTCCTTTCCATTGCTGGCATGCCAGCAAAATATACATGCATTTTCtctgcatattatatataatccaGGTATGCTGTATATGCTTTTCCATGACCCTCAGAGAAATAAATGTGCAAGAGCTGTTCTCTGGTGTAACAGAGAAAAGTCTAAATCCCCCAGAGAAAGTCTAAATCCATCGTGATATCTTCTGACACTGTCCATTAGTGTTTATGCTTCCTTCAGTCCCATGTGCCTTGGTCTTGCAACTATAGCCAAAGAAATTCAGAAGGGCAGGATTCAAATGCTGGCATATGATGGACAGAGTGGTGCACcgctcttctatttttttttttttttaatatggattaCTTTGCTTCTGTTTATGGCAGACCACGGAAGAGAAATCTGTGGTTTATCTATTTTAGCAGCAAACAGTATAAGATCAAGGTCCTGGGAAACCAGTGAGGGAGAACTAAGGGGTCAGTCTCCTACCTGTATTTGCATGAGGCTTCTCGGACATAGAGAATGCGCATGCGCCGTGAGCCCTGCTAGCCCACTTAGCGATGCCAACCTTGAACCAAAGCCTAACATTCCTTGCACACCGCTGTTTCGGGGAGAGCCTGTGTGCTATGTGTGCATGGCTGCTTTGGCACCACAGAGTGCACCTCTCAGCTGGTCCTCACAGTACCCACCCGACCGACTCTCACTGTGTGGTTTTAAATCCGCCGGCTCTTACCTCAGTGACTTTCTTTCGATCAACGGTGAAGTGATCGCAGGAGTTGATGAGACTTAAAAGAGCAACGGCATCACATTCCTCGGGGCCGGTTTTGTCTGCCAGTCCTCGGGGCATGAAAGCCTACAGTAGGGGAGGCACAAGGGACGCCTGAGTCTCCTCCAACCCTAAGAGCTAGCAGGGACAGGTGTTATTTGCCCGCTTCCCAAATGATGACCGAAATTCTCTTACTGAGGTTTCGAGGTTGAGCCTTATGAGTCCAAAACACAAGCTCGGGAACCAGTGTCAGAGCTAAGCCTTGGCCAAGGGCGGTAGCCAAAGGGctgctctgcctgtccctctgctaTATGGAAATACTTTAAACACCGGACAGAACTGGTTTCCTGTCCCTTTCTAATGGTATAAAAGCAGGCTGCATGGGTAGGAGGCACTGAAGTTGCAGTGGCTGAGTTGTGGAgaatatctgaaatttaaaaataatagttatttCCAAGTGGGCACtttaggcgcctgggtggctccgttggttaagcatctgccttcgactcaggtcacgatcccagagtcctgagatcgagtcccccagatcaggctccctgctcagtggggagtctgcttctccctctccctttgcccctccccctgctcgtgctctctctcaaataaataaaatcttaaaaaaaaaaaaaagatgatttgagCAAGTTCATATGGTAGCATAAAGTTAAGAGCCTGGGCTTGGCAGTGCGACAcagctggattcaaatcccaggtctgccacttgccaactgtgtgaccctgggcaagttacttaccctcagattcctcatctgtaagtaGAGGATAAGTTTCTGAAGCTGCCTCAAAGGgcattgtgagaattaaatgagttaatgcagGGGAAGCACTTGCACGGTGCCTGGCATGTGCTAAACCAACAGGCTGTAAATGTTGGCAATTACCGTGTTGATGATGCAAGGTGAGCATGACCTCCCCAGAAGTTACATGGACTCCTAGGGTTTGAGATGCTCGATATACCAGAAGGGCCTTGTTCTGGCATGATCTTGCCTTTTGTGGGGATTTTAGGGCATGGACCCCAGAGTGGTGTCACTGCAAGGCTTGGGTATGTTTCTTTCCTGAAAAGTCCCAACTTTACACCTGAGTGCAACCACTTCGCCAGGCTCAGAAGCTCACCCATACATTCCTGCCAAGGGACTAGAAAAGATGACAGATGCAAGACTGCTTGCAGTAAGAACTGTAAATAAAGAGACCTGCTCCCTTGAAAAGAAATCCATCTCAGCAGGCAAGCAACCACACTGCTCCCTACGGTATTGCTTATAATGGGATTCCAAAACGGGCTTGCGGTCGGGGGTCCGTACATGCCAAGGAGGATCAGGGCTACGTTCCTCAAGGTGCTGGAATCCTTCGCTGGAACCTCCCATAATTAAGAACtctgtagggacgcctgggtggctcactcagttaagcgtctgccttgggctcaggtcatgatctcagggtcctgggattaagccctgcgttgggctctctgcttagcatgaggcctggttctccctctccctctgccccctcttgcTCTCTTgaatgctctctcaaataaataagtaaaatcttaaaaaaaacaatctttGTATGCCCTCTATGACCCAATCTGAAGGTATAGTAGCCAGTAACATCACTCTTTCCACATCTTAACAGCCACTGACATGCTGAACCTCTGAAAGTCTATGATGCGtgctatgatttattttttttaagattttatttatctctttatttatttagagagcgcataccagcagggagaggggcagagggagagagaatcccaagcagactctgcgctgagcacagagcctgactggagataatgacctgagctgaaatcaagagtcagaggcccaacctactgagccacccaggcgcccgtggaTGCTTTGATGTTAACACAGAAGGTAACTCATGTATCACAGACAAACTAGGGCAacgaaactgaaggaaaaaaaaattttttttacctcaGCTCCTGCTGGGAGGATGGTCCCCAAGTTAGAGGGGGTCTTAGGTGCCTCAAAGCCAGGCATAATTTTTCTTCTCCATGACACAGTATTTCCTGCCTGACATTTTCTCACCAACATAGACCTTTCTTTTCCACATTCacgttttttattttaaaatatttatttatttgacagacagacagatcacaagtaggcagagaggcagacagagagagagagggagcagcaggctccctgctgaacagagagcccgatgaggggctcgatcccaggaccttgagatcatgacctgagctgaaggcagaggcttaacccactgagccacccaggtgcccccacattcaCGTTTTTTATTCTCATCattattccctttcttccaaATTAGAAGCTGACAGGGGGGCTCCACTGTCTCTGTGCCACGGAAAGGAGTTTCTTAAAATGCTATCACGTGCCACTGTGTTCCTTATGTCAAATGCAGTGGTGGGAAATGCATGGTACTCCCTCCCCCTACCCTGCCCTGCCTTTTCAGTGAATAGGAGAGGAGGTTGCAGAATCCAGCACGGGCTGGATCACACTGGGCCTGCCTGGCCCTGGAAAGGAGTTTGCAGTTTATTCTAAGGACGTCGGGAAGCCATTCAGGGGTTTTAGGCAAGGGAAGAAAACGATCTGATTCCCTCTCTTGAAGACCACACATTCTGCTGTGGGGAGAAGCGCCCAGAGTAGCAGCAGAGGCGGCCAGGTCGGGGGCTGCAGTCAGCAGccaggcaggaggcagagagaaggaactaGCTTGCAGGTGTAAAGAAGGGGGCAGTGAGcaagacagacagagggagggtgGTAACAGGTTGTGGCTCCTGGAGCCTGGCCATGGGTTTGGGGGTTGGAGATGAATCCTGCTTGAGGAGTAAATTCAAAGTGCCCAGGAGGGAGTATGGCGAGGGATGGAGCATGCAGCTGGACAGGGACACCTGGAGCTCAGAagagagggcagggctggggagacaAATTGGGGGGCCATCAGCATGAGTACAGTATTGAATGGTGAACTCCACGGGCCAGGGCAGTATTGCCAGAAGAAGGGGACAGAAGAGGCCTGAGAAAGGCGGGCCGGGGacggggaggaggctggggagcaGCCAGGGAGCTAGGAGGAAACCCGTGAGGGACAGTGATGTCACCAAGTGATGAGTGCTTCAAGAAGCAGGGCCAGTCGCGCCAAATgcctgagaggagagaaagatgaGGCTGGAGAACTGAAGGTCAAATGTGCCCGACAAGGCAGATGCAGTGGGCTGGCAGGGCCAGGAGCCAGGCTGGAATGGCTTGAAGAGTCACAGGCAGCTGAGGAACAGAGCGCAGGCACAAAGCCCTTTCTAAGAAGCTCCACTGGGTATGCGTATGGGAGGCAAATATAGAAATGGGGGGACAGAGCTGGAGGGAATGGCTCAAGggaagcttttctttttaaattttgttttccaaatatttattcaagtgttttttaaaacagctttgttTATTTTATCAAAGTACTCCCTCCTTgagagacactttttttttttttaaagattttatttatttgacagagatcctaagtaggcggggggggggggggagagcaggctccctgctgagcagacacccccccccccccgccccgcaatgcggggctcggtcccaggatgctgagatcatgacctgagccaaaagcagaggctttaatccactgagccacccaggcgctcctaaacagctttattgagatataatccacataccatataattcacccCTTTGAAGcacacagttttttgtttgtttgtttgtttctttgaagatttgagacagagagagcatgagtaggaggaggggcagagggagaagcaggctcccagctgagcagggagcctgatgcggggctcaatcccaggaccctgggattgtgacctgagtgagccactcaggagcctcTGAAGCATACAGTTCTTTGGGACAAAGTGAATGGATCTTAAGGGCATTGTGCTCAGTGAAACaagtcaaagagagaaagacaaatactgtatgatctcacttctctgtggaatctaaaacaaaacaaaatcccaagctcctagatacagagaacaagTCAGTGGCTGTCAGAGGTTGGGGggtaggcaaaatgggtgaaggagactgaaaggtacaaacttccaattacaaAATACATAAGTCAATGGGGATGTAATGTagaacatggtgactatagttaataatactgtattccatatttgaaagttgctgaaacagatcttaaaaaattgtcatcacaagaaaaaaaaactttttgtaactatgtatggtgatgtgGCATCATTTCTCGATATTCACGCATATCAAACCTTTATGATGTACATCTGAAACTGACAcagttatatgtcagttatacctcaattaaaaaatgtcCAATTCAGTGGTTTTGAGTATATCCACAGGGTTGTGCCACTATCACCAGCCAATTTTAGAGCAtgttcatcaccccaaaaagaagccCTCTACCTCCATTAGCTATCATCTCCCTCTtacccccaggccctggcaaacACTCATCTCTTTGTCTCTATAGATCTGCTCATTCGGGAcattccatataaatggaatcatataatatagtactggcttctttcacttagcataatgtttttttttttaagattttatttatttatttgaaagacagagatctcaagtagacagagaggcaagcagagagagaggaagggaagcaggctccccgctgagcagagagcctgatgcagggctcgatcccagcaccctgggatcatgacctgagctgaaggcagaggctttaacccactgagccacccaggtgcccctagtataatgtttttaaggttcatccaatGTCCTAGCATGTGTTAGGacttcattccctttttttttcctaagattttatttatttgaaagagagtgagagtgagtgagtgagagactGCTAGcgagcagaggaggggcagagggagagggagaagcagactcctgctgagcagggagccggaccgggtttgatcccaggtccctgagatcatgacctgagctgaaggcagatgcttaaccaactgagccaccgaggtgctctcctccagggagagggagaaagaatcccaggcagactctccagtgagcttggagcccaatgcagggctcgatcccagcaccttgagatcaccacctgagccaaaatcaagagtcagatgcccaacggactgagccacccaggcaccccagttcatCACTTTTTATGGCTAAATGACATTTCATTGTATGGACAGGCCACAATTTGCTCATCCATTCATaaactgatggacatttgtgtgGTTTCCACCTTTGGCTGTTATgttatgaatagtgctgctgtgaacactcaTGCCCAGGTTCTTGTGTGGATGTGTATTTTCATCTCATTGCATACAAACCTAGAAGTGGAactgctaggtcatatggtaaccCTGTGTTTAATCccgtgttttttaaaaaaaatttaaaaaacagaggtAACATTAAAGCTATCTGTAGGGTGATGGGAATAAGCTGGGAGGTAGACAGAATGGATACCTCCTGAGGCCTGAAAGTCCacgggcaggagggaggggataTGGCCCGACATACAAGTGAAGGGCCAAAGTGGTAAGAAGAGAGATGCCCTTCCTCCTTTGTGCCAGAAGGAAGATGATGGAGCACATGGAGGTAGGTTCGCAGGTCTGGTAAAAAGATGAGGAAGCACGAATCTGGGGGCATCCATCAACTCTAAGAAAAATTGCACAAAGTCAGTAGCTGGCAGTGAGGGTGGAGGAATGGGAGCTTGGTGAGGGAAAGGCAGCAGCAACAACTGTCGGCAGGAACAGGAGCCCTATACAGAGCCACGGCCAGACCACAGGGGCTCATGATCAAGAACTAAAAGTGAAACCAGTCCGCTCCCTTGTAAGATTCTTCCCCTGAGCACACGTAGATGACGGTGTCATCGGGACTGTTGTTGGGCCATGCAAGTtcagagaaaggagaataaaaGGAGGATGTGATTGAAGAATATAAACACGGGGGTTGGACTAAAAGGTCTGTTAGTGACAGCAACAAAAAGGGGCATGAGCAGGTCACATGGGCTTCAAGAGGACTCCAAGGGTATGAAAGCAGCAACAAAGACCAAACAGGTGAGGGACAGTCACAGTGAAGGGCAGAATTTTAAGTTTCTCTTTTCTAAGTAAAAGTTGGCAATTCTGTGgtgtcaacaacaacaaaaaaactgggAAGAGGGTGTAGATGCGGTGGGTTTACGGGTTTACGATAGCCATGACTCTGTGGCCACTGATCAAGTCCAACTTCCTCATTTTTGAGGTTAGGGAACAGAGCCTGGCCTAAGGACACGCAACAGCAGCAGAGCGGGGACTCTGATCCCTGCTTCCCAGGCACTAAGTCTGTGCCTGTGGCTAATCAGCACATAGAGGGACTACAAAAGTTAATTTGTGTTAGGGGCTGACtttgccctgccccaccccaccccttactGGGCTtctggaaaacattaaaaaaaaaaaaaaaaatccccaattgGCCCAAGTGGCAAGTCACAGAGCCAAGATCTAAGTCTTCTCTCTGGCTGCCCACTCTATGTGACCTCCCCAAAGTTTTATTCCTTACCTGGCCACTTAAAGTCCATTCTGTTTCAGCCCTAACTTCCCTTGGCTTCTTCTGCCATCCTGATGGCACCCTACAGCCAAAATGAGCTACTCAAGGAGCCTACACTCAAAAACACCttactgtctctccctctgggcCTGTGTTCAGGATGCTCGCTCTACATCTTGCCTCAGCGTCTCATGCTGAAATCTTTCCTGTAGCTGTCCAAGCAGGGGTGGCAAACTTAAATGTCTTGTTAGCAGAAAGGTAGAAGCAAGCTTCTGCTTCGCTAAGCTAGATTGGATCCTGTACAGCAGCTCTGAACTGCCTGGACACTAGAACCCAGATCAAACACCCATTCCTCTATCTTTG
This region of Meles meles chromosome X, mMelMel3.1 paternal haplotype, whole genome shotgun sequence genomic DNA includes:
- the CXHXorf38 gene encoding uncharacterized protein CXorf38 homolog isoform X2, which encodes MVLAELAARLNCAEYKNWVKAGHCLLLLRGCLQGFVAREVLAFHRGLVAAAPSLGPRAACRSGSRCSPRARQAFMPRGLADKTGPEECDAVALLSLINSCDHFTVDRKKVTEVIKCRNEIMHSSEMKVSSLWLRDFQMKIQNFLNEFKNIPEIVATYTRIEQLLTSDWAVHIPDEDQRDGCEYETGVYLSESQVNEIEMELLKEKLQEIYLQAQEQEVLPEEILNRLQVVKEFLRNNKDLRSGLIGDLQKLDSLHLQHQNPDSKEPGAQTPEGKA